In Humulus lupulus chromosome 6, drHumLupu1.1, whole genome shotgun sequence, a single genomic region encodes these proteins:
- the LOC133784600 gene encoding receptor-like protein EIX2, which produces MMVFNEGKGNSLTRCIEKERQALLRFKESLEDNANILSSWKSSDEDCCAWKRIRCDNHSNHVIMLDLGSNKSSFIASHEINSALIELHHLKYLDLSYNKFSTTIPKFIGSLKRLQYLNLSGNPLSGTIPSQIQYLTKLKTLDLDNNRLVGPFPNNLSQFLLILRLNNNNLTGPLPDLSHLSSLREFNIANNRLNNTLPESIGKLHNLRVLDVSSNSFTGVFSEIHVENLINLKQLALSFNSLLEFKFNTNWVPQFQLNAIELSSCKLGPQFPSWLQTQLNLSIIDLSNSRISDTIPPWFCNLTSNLKHLNLSFNQITGSLPNFSLSSHNDFPIVDLSSNKFYGAILQFLSKAYMLDLSSNNLSSFGLFLCSEMIGEPQIEILDLSNNFLSGRLLYCWWRFKNLHVLNLESNKLFGTIPSSIGYLHKILTLSLRHNNLSGVLPTSLNNCTNLKFLDVGENNLEGKVPTWIGERLTNLMVLDLNANSFNGSIPSNLCNLHYIQILDLSENNIHGSIPPCMDNFTSMVHSSNMDDDKTKPEGFLGSDSHNLELYKLAIVWKGVKHVCGKSIVFMRLIDLSSNRLEGEIPKRLTNLLELIQFNLSRNHLSGSLPENIGQLQKLESLDLSHNQFSGKVPQSLANMSFLGYLNLSNNQLNGKIPSSTQLQSFDTSSYLGNQGLCGQPLKITCPENETPSDSSAHESDNECNEEWLDMSWFYMGIFVGFTIGFCGVCGNLLQSTTSGRLACSQFLHNFGVWFYVRIISVEAAILLMMRKFSI; this is translated from the coding sequence CGGTTCAAAGAAAGTCTCGAAGATAATGcgaacatactttcttcttggaAAAGCAGCGATGAAGATTGTTGCGCATGGAAACGAATCAGGTGCGATAATCACTCTAATCATGTCATCATGCTTGATCTTGGTTCCAACAAATCTAGCTTTATAGCTTCCCATGAAATTAACTCTGCTCTAATTGAATTACATCATTTGAAGTACTTGGACCTAAGTTATAACAAGTTTAGTACTACTATTCCAAAGTTCATTGGCTCTCTCAAAAGACTCCAGTATCTGAACCTTTCTGGGAATCCATTGTCTGGAACCATTCCTTCCCAGATTCAATACCTCACCAAATTGAAAACTCTTGATCTTGACAATAATCGATTGGTGGGTCCTTTTCCAAATAATTTGAGCCAATTTCTTCTCATTTTGAGATTAAACAACAACAACCTCACAGGCCCATTGCCTGATCTTTCACACTTGTCATCTTTGAGAGAGTTCAATATTGCTAACAATAGGCTGAACAATACTTTACCAGAAAGTATTGGTAAGCTACATAATTTAAGGGTGTTAGATGTTTCTTCAAATTCATTCACTGGGGTCTTCTCAGAAATCCATGTAGAAAATCTTATCAACTTGAAGCAACTAGCTTTGTCTTTCAACTCCTTGTTGGAATTTAAGTTTAACACCAATTGGGTTCCCCAGTTTCAATTGAATGCCATAGAGTTGAGTTCTTGCAAGTTGGGTCCCCAATTCCCAAGTTGGCTCCAAACCCAACTAAATCTTTCCATTATTGATCTTTCTAATTCTAGAATTTCTGATACAATTCCTCCCTGGTTTTGTAATTTGACCTCCAATTTAAAGCACTTGAATCTATCctttaatcaaattactggatCCTTGCCCAATTTTTCTTTGAGCAGTCATAATGATTTTCCAATAGTTGATTTGAGTTCAAACAAATTTTATGGAGCTATTCTACAATTTCTTTCCAAAGCATATATGTTGGATCTCTCTAGTAATAATTTGAGCAGCTTTGGACTTTTCCTATGCTCTGAAATGATTGGAGAGCCACAAATAGAGATTCTTGACCTCTCTAACAATTTTTTATCTGGAAGACTTCTTTATTGCTGGTGGAGATTCAAAAATCTTCATGTTCTCAATTTGGAAAGCAACAAATTGTTTGGTACCATCCCTAGCTCAATCGGTTACTTGCACAAAATATTAACGCTGAGCTTGAGGCACAACAATTTGTCTGGAGTTTTACCCACATCCCTAAACAATTGtaccaatttaaaatttttagATGTTGGAGAAAACAATTTAGAGGGAAAAGTGCCTACATGGATTGGTGAAAGACTAACAAATTTGATGGTTCTTGATCTAAATGCAAATAGCTTCAATGGAAGCATACCATCAAATTTGTGCAATCTTCATTATATTCAAATATTGGACCTTTCTGAAAATAACATCCATGGAAGTATTCCACCTTGCATGGATAATTTCACTTCAATGGTTCATAGTTCAAACATGGATGATGATAAGACTAAGCCAGAAGGATTTCTTGGCAGTGATTCCCACAATCTAGAGTTGTATAAATTGGCAATTGTGTGGAAAGGAGTGAAGCATGTGTGTGGAAAAAGTATTGTCTTTATGAGACTTATTGATCTATCAAGTAACAGATTAGAAGGAGAGATTCCTAAAAGATTAACAAATCTTTTGGAATTAATTCAATTTAATCTTTCAAGGAATCATTTGAGTGGATCACTGCCTGAGAATATTGGGCAATTGCAAAAACTTGAGTCATTAGATTTGTCACACAATCAGTTTTCTGGTAAAGTACCACAAAGTTTGGCCAATATGTCTTTTTTGGGGTATTTGAACTTGTCCAATAACCAATTGAATGGAAAAATTCCTTCAAGTACTCAACTACAAAGTTTTGACACCTCTTCATATCTTGGGAACCAAGGACTATGTGGCCAACCTTTGAAAATCACATGCCCTGAAAATGAAACTCCTTCAGATTCAAGTGCTCATGAAAGTGATAATGAATGCAATGAAGAATGGCTTGACATGTCATGGTTTTATATGGGAATTTTTGTTGGATTTACAATTGGATTTTGTGGAGTTTGTGGGAATTTGTTGCAAAGTACTACTTCTGGCAGACTTGCCTGTTCACAGTTCTTGCATAACTTTGGAGTTTGGTTTTACGTGAGAATTATTAGTGTCGAAGCGGCTATACTACTGATGATGAGAAAGTTTTCCATTTGA